In one window of Arachis ipaensis cultivar K30076 chromosome B06, Araip1.1, whole genome shotgun sequence DNA:
- the LOC110263148 gene encoding uncharacterized protein LOC110263148: MSKDGRGGDRWFPYHLQKWHLYWDSRAETVLRFDVVADPGPSHEFLEWWSQYGKRFLSPEMHLGDPRAVPIPVEASQWGAGRVPDIDRPEDVPDRRRVERRARVGTRRSQRDWRWLEHAMDDDDDAGPAGGGRRGQGGRRRGRGVADHPGRDPDDDQHGPVGGDGAGTVAVAGVSTHDGGHGGEWYGSGMGDGADPGDAGLGSGPLGDYFVGVPAHDQPQQEGTPWVIPGSQWSDFLASDTLDTDFGSQQFLEEITAIMQEDVPARRRGQTSGTQAPLDVDLNEPPTASVGDHFGLGGTPPSAYTAASESVARPSAAPIHVMPPAQPAPDEDTDEIEDE; this comes from the coding sequence ATGTCGAAGGACGGCAGAGGCGGTGATCGATGGTTCCCGTACCATTTGCAGAAGTGGCATCTCTATTGGGACTCCCGTGCGGAGACCGTGCTGAGGTTTGATGTTGTTGCCGACCCTGGACCGTCGCATGAGTTCCTCGAGTGGTGGAGTCAGTATGGAAAGAGGTTCTTGTCTCCGGAGATGCACTTGGGGGATCCGAGAGCCGTTCCTATTCCAGTTGAGGCCTCACAGTGGGGTGCTGGGCGAGTTCCTGACATAGATCGTCCTGAGGACGTGCCGGACAGGCGGCGGGTTGAGAGGAGAGCTCGTGTGGGGACACGACGGAGCCAGCGTGACTGGAGGTGGCTTGAGCATGCTATGGACGATGACGATGATGCGGGTCCCGCTGGAGGCGGACGACGAGGCCAGGGAGGGAGACGGAGAGGGCGTGGTGTGGCGGACCACCCTGGTCGTGACCCTGACGACGATCAGCATGGGCCCGTGGGCGGGGATGGTGCAGGGACTGTTGCAGTTGCTGGTGTTAGTACCCACGATGGCGGACATGGAGGTGAGTGGTATGGGTCAGGTATGGGTGACGGGGCTGACCCTGGTGACGCTGGACTCGGGTCGGGGCCTCTTGGAGATTACTTCGTTGGTGTACCCGCCCATGACCAGCCTCAGCAGGAGGGTACCCCATGGGTTATTCCAGGATCACAGTGGTCAGACTTTCTTGCCTCAGATACGCTTGATACGGACTTCGGGAGTCAGCAGTTTCTAGAGGAGATTACCGCCATCATGCAGGAGGACGTGCCGGCCCGGAGACGTGGTCAGACATCCGGCACGCAGGCACCTTTAGATGTTGATCTGAACGAGCCTCCTACGGCATCTGTTGGTGACCATTTTGGTTTGGGAGGTACCCCACCATCCGCCTATACTGCTGCATCAGAGTCTGTTGCCAGGCCTTCTGCGGCACCCATCCATGTTATGCCACCTGCACAGCCTGCCCCGGATGAGGACACGGATGAGATCGAGGATGAGTAG
- the LOC107648040 gene encoding LOW QUALITY PROTEIN: uncharacterized protein LOC107648040 (The sequence of the model RefSeq protein was modified relative to this genomic sequence to represent the inferred CDS: substituted 2 bases at 2 genomic stop codons) — MASEESFVVLVHHRGSMKRKTRSGVKFTDKDPLCIVVSPTTSYDDLVRSVLMKLGLEGAKRVKKFFYRIPITIVQDTVKYDCFTIGSDEDLQVMFLCRRQFLEVRTPELLAKLVDVVSSSGGSNRNTTTVATAAGSSSRPAVASSSIPVYEPAVQPVTSPSFAVDLNDSVGDEVGSFDILPKALQGVPPVGVGDGLLGDAEEDDVEPDMIEDDSGDNIGEGVSGHSVGFGARDAEGTAGLTEFQVGQQFQDKDEALLSVKTYSIRRGVQYKVVESDYRRYVCKCSEFGNRCTWLIRLSLRQCKGIWEVKRYNGPHTCLATSISSDHRSLDYHVISAFIMPMVRADASVSIKVLLNATTAHFGFRLTYTRVWMAKQKAIALIYGDWDESYNELPRWVLGVQLTMPGTVAVLRTSPVRVGGQVDESQAYFHRLFWTFPPCIEAFRHCKPLVSIDGTHLYGKYGGTLLIAIAQDGNSNILPVAFALVEGENAESWTFFLSYLRXHVTPXPGLLVISDRHNGIKAELEAPDGGWLPPSAYRAFCIRHVAANFALTFKGKDARSQIMSNSNQVGSNYYWSQILSNSNQGGSNYLVRIYIDNSNKAGSNYEQVKFEPPWFELCSTLSW; from the exons atggctagtgaggagagttttgttgttttggttcaccacagaggatccatgaagaggaaaactcgttccggtgtgaagttcacagataaggatcctctctgtattgtcgtgagtccaacgacgagctatgatgaccttgttagatctgtgctgatgaaacttggtctggaaggtgcgaagcgggttaagaagtttttctatcgcattccaatcacgATCGTCCAGgataccgtgaagtatgattgtttcacgattggtagtgatgaggacttgcaagtCATGTTTCTTTGTCGGCGGCAGTTTCTggaggtgaggacaccagaattgttggcaaagctggttgatgtggtatccagctcaggcGGTTCAAACCGGAATACCACCACTGTAGCCACGGCAGCCGGTTCCAGTTCCAggcctgccgttgcttcttcctCCATCCCTGTGTACGAGCCAGCGGTCCAACCTGTCACCTCCCCGTCCTTTGCTGTTGATCTCAATGACAGCGTAGGCGACGAGGTAGGATCATTTGATATTCTGCCGAAAGCTTTACAGGGCGTTCCACCGGTTGGCGTCGGAGACGGATTGTTGGGTGATGCAGAGGAGGATgacgtcgagccggatatgattgagGATGACAGCGGCGATAATATTGGA gagggggttTCTGGGCACTCTGttggattcggagctagagatgcggaagggactgctggtctgacagagttccaggttggtcagcaatttcaggataaagatgaggccctgttaagtgtgaagacttacagcatccggcgaggggtacagtacaaggtagtggaGTCTGATTATCGCCGGTATGTGtgcaagtgttctgagtttgggaatcggtgcacatggttgattcgactgagtctccggcagtgcaagggcatttgggaggtcaaacggtacaatggtCCTCACACTTGTCTGGCCACATCCATCTCGAGtgaccacaggagtttggattatcatgtgatttcggcgttcattatgccaatggttagggctgatgcatccgtcagcatcaaggtgctcctgaATGCCACGACAgcacactttgggtttaggcTGACTTACACGAGggtctggatggcgaagcagaaggctattgccctcatctacggtgactgggatgagtcatacaacgagctgcctaggtgggtgttgggagtccagctgacgatgcctggtactgttgcAGTCCTAAGGACGAGCCCCGTTCGAGTTGGAGGACAGGTAGACGAGTCTCAAGCGTATTTTCACAGACTTTTCTGGACTTTTCCACCGTGCATtgaggcattccgtcattgcaagccgcTAGTCAGCATTGACGGCACACATCTGTATGGCAAGTACGGGGGAACGTTGCtcatcgcgattgcacaggacgggaactccaacattctaCCTGTTGCATTCGCACTAGTAGAGGGTGAGAATGCAGAGTCCTGGACATTCTTTCTCTCCTACCTTCGATAGCACGTGACACCATAGCCgggtctgctggttatatcggacaggcataacggcatcaaggctgaGCTTGAGGCTCCTGACGGAGGTTGGTTACCTCCATCTGCGtaccgtgcattctgcattcgacacgtagcggctaattttgccctaaccttcaagggcaaagacgcaCGGAG ccaaataatgagtaattcgaaccaggttggttcgaattactatt